In a single window of the Planctomycetaceae bacterium genome:
- a CDS encoding thioredoxin family protein, with protein MSSNSTIAGFSRLRILALLAALLVASNQASADELPWSTDIEGALQQAASTGRPVLMEFTAEWCVYCKRMEKNTFTDPAVAQAIRSSFIPVRVDADQYKDLVKQLQIKGLPAILVVAPDLAILERISGFQTPEALIKKLARFQQPLNSAAPSAQFASANPAAAAQPTHRVSSTNGFNAVPASQPEPVRSPSPQQFAAQTAAPQPQQSNNELPNFDLFAGVPQAESGMRPGVPQPAIQAAEQPNPFSQESFDAFVDSQQTSAPQPSATVSASAATTPAPQNAFEDATFQWNTPAANPSAQNGATGTLASDERAQVSANPFQLSSQTREQTDRLIRPSFGGICLVSALDDRAIVQGQLKVGTVYRNKRIVFHSPEYRDRFLANPEKYWPMLDGICSVTLAQSGKQIEGRFEYASVFRNRVWLFTNEQNMNLFLEEPAEVVEEALEQL; from the coding sequence ATGTCTTCAAACTCCACCATTGCCGGATTCTCCCGCCTTCGAATTCTTGCACTGCTCGCCGCGTTACTCGTGGCCAGCAACCAGGCCAGCGCGGACGAATTGCCCTGGTCGACAGACATCGAAGGGGCACTGCAACAGGCAGCTTCGACTGGCCGGCCTGTCCTGATGGAATTTACGGCAGAATGGTGCGTCTATTGTAAGCGAATGGAGAAAAACACTTTTACCGATCCTGCTGTGGCGCAGGCGATCCGAAGTTCGTTTATCCCTGTTCGGGTGGATGCAGACCAGTACAAAGATCTGGTCAAGCAACTGCAGATTAAAGGACTCCCCGCGATTCTGGTGGTGGCTCCTGACCTCGCTATTCTGGAACGTATTTCGGGCTTTCAGACTCCCGAAGCACTCATCAAAAAACTGGCTCGGTTTCAGCAACCCCTGAATAGTGCTGCCCCATCTGCTCAATTCGCTTCGGCAAATCCTGCCGCTGCCGCACAGCCAACACACCGCGTTTCCAGTACAAACGGTTTCAATGCGGTCCCGGCCTCTCAGCCGGAGCCTGTGCGTTCGCCGTCCCCACAGCAGTTCGCCGCCCAAACCGCTGCACCGCAGCCACAACAATCGAATAATGAACTGCCCAATTTCGATTTGTTCGCGGGCGTTCCTCAGGCGGAATCAGGTATGCGACCTGGGGTGCCGCAGCCAGCTATTCAGGCTGCCGAGCAACCAAATCCTTTCTCACAGGAAAGCTTCGATGCTTTTGTAGACAGTCAGCAAACCAGCGCTCCGCAGCCGTCGGCCACCGTTAGCGCGAGTGCGGCCACAACACCCGCTCCTCAGAATGCCTTTGAGGATGCGACGTTTCAATGGAATACTCCGGCAGCCAACCCCTCAGCTCAGAATGGCGCAACGGGTACGCTGGCCTCGGACGAACGGGCTCAGGTTTCCGCGAATCCGTTTCAGTTGTCGAGCCAGACCCGTGAGCAGACGGACCGGCTGATACGGCCATCATTTGGGGGTATTTGCCTGGTCAGCGCACTGGATGACCGAGCTATCGTTCAGGGGCAATTGAAGGTTGGGACGGTTTATCGAAACAAGAGAATCGTGTTTCACTCCCCCGAGTACCGGGATCGTTTCCTTGCGAATCCCGAAAAATACTGGCCTATGCTGGACGGTATTTGCAGCGTCACACTCGCACAAAGCGGTAAGCAGATCGAGGGACGCTTTGAGTATGCATCCGTGTTCCGAAATCGGGTCTGGCTGTTCACGAACGAGCAGAACATGAATCTGTTTCTGGAAGAACCGGCTGAAGTTGTCGAAGAGGCGCTTGAGCAGCTGTGA